One genomic window of Hymenobacter sp. J193 includes the following:
- a CDS encoding sensor histidine kinase, protein MPIWLVLGFSFGYLALLFGVAYAAERRSAARRSLVSNPYVYALSMAVYCTAWTYYGSVGRAAHFGLEFVGIYLGPTLMAPANWLVMRKIIRICRRQRLTSIADFISARYGKSASLGALVTVVCVLGVVPYIALQIKAIAASFDILTQPVSVALPAQAASAGVGSAFYTTVALAFFTIIFGVRSIEATERHEGMVLAVALESLVKLVAFLAAGLFVTYGLFGGFADVFEQAAALPELRRLFTLDGAGTTPGQWFTLLLLSMAAILLLPRQFQVSVVENVNEDHLRKAMWLFPLYLIIINLFVLPLAFGGRLLDADGRFDADTFVLALPLQAGHPWLALLIYLGGLSAASSMIIVETIALSVMMSNHLLMPLLVRVPAARAEGARWFAYLGQVALHSRRLAVVLVLLLAYGYYAVVGHLLPLVNIGLVSFAAVAQFVPVVLGGLYWKGGTRQGATAGILAGFVIWFFTLVLPTLVGPDMLAADLLTRGLFNQSWLRPFALFGLDGLDYLSHGLFWSWFFNLGLYVGVSLGRQPTALEQRQAEVFVDVFRHGSGFEGPAGWHSAAPLPDVRALLTGFLGKKRTTQALRAFQEQFPEAHLTDSTTPPQADPHLLAYAEKLLAGSIGPASARLLLRSSVGVEDISFDNVVGILKESQQLLEANRQLQKQQRQLQRLTQELQAAYDQLQELDQHKDEFLYTVTHELRTPLTSIRALAEILTDNPDLEEEERQRFLLTITRESERLGRLITLVLDLEKYESGKATLDLMPVDVADVVTDALEAVGQLLRDKHIQLDLAVPPGLPHLPGDRDRLMQVLVNLLSNAVKSCRADGSGRIAVGVEATTDLLRLAVQDNGKGIDPEFHQLIFDKFFQARHQTMRKPEGSGLGLAITKKIVELHAGRIWVESQPGHGACFSVELPLVN, encoded by the coding sequence ATGCCCATCTGGCTGGTTCTTGGCTTTTCCTTCGGCTACCTCGCCCTGTTGTTTGGGGTGGCGTACGCGGCGGAGCGCCGGTCGGCGGCTCGGCGGAGCCTGGTGAGCAACCCCTACGTGTACGCCCTGAGCATGGCCGTGTACTGCACCGCTTGGACGTACTACGGCTCCGTGGGCCGGGCGGCGCACTTCGGGCTGGAGTTTGTGGGTATCTACCTGGGACCTACGCTTATGGCCCCGGCCAACTGGTTGGTAATGCGCAAGATTATCCGCATCTGCCGCCGGCAGCGCCTCACTTCCATTGCCGATTTCATTTCGGCCCGCTACGGCAAGAGTGCCTCCCTGGGCGCTCTGGTTACGGTGGTGTGCGTGCTGGGCGTGGTGCCCTACATTGCCCTCCAGATAAAGGCCATTGCGGCTTCTTTCGACATCCTGACGCAGCCGGTCAGCGTGGCCCTGCCGGCGCAAGCGGCCTCGGCCGGGGTGGGTTCGGCCTTTTATACCACGGTGGCGCTGGCGTTTTTTACCATCATCTTCGGGGTGCGCTCCATCGAAGCCACCGAGCGGCACGAAGGCATGGTGCTGGCCGTGGCCCTGGAAAGTCTGGTGAAGCTGGTGGCCTTTCTGGCGGCGGGTCTCTTTGTAACCTACGGCCTGTTCGGGGGCTTTGCCGATGTATTCGAGCAGGCCGCCGCGTTGCCGGAGCTTCGCCGCCTGTTTACGTTGGACGGGGCCGGGACCACGCCGGGGCAGTGGTTCACGCTGCTGCTGCTGAGTATGGCCGCCATTCTGCTGCTGCCGCGCCAGTTTCAGGTTTCGGTGGTGGAGAACGTAAACGAGGACCACCTGCGCAAAGCCATGTGGCTGTTTCCGCTCTACCTCATTATCATCAACCTGTTTGTGCTGCCTCTGGCCTTTGGCGGCCGCCTGCTCGACGCCGACGGGCGCTTCGACGCCGATACCTTTGTGCTGGCGCTGCCCCTGCAGGCGGGCCACCCGTGGCTGGCGCTGCTCATTTACCTGGGCGGGCTGTCGGCGGCCAGCAGCATGATTATCGTGGAAACCATTGCCCTGAGCGTGATGATGAGCAACCACCTGCTGATGCCGCTGCTGGTGCGCGTGCCCGCTGCCCGCGCCGAGGGTGCCCGGTGGTTTGCCTACCTGGGGCAGGTAGCCCTGCACAGCCGCCGCCTGGCCGTGGTGCTGGTGCTGCTGCTGGCCTACGGCTACTACGCCGTGGTGGGCCACCTGCTGCCGCTCGTCAACATCGGGCTGGTGTCGTTTGCGGCGGTGGCGCAGTTTGTGCCGGTGGTGCTGGGCGGGCTTTACTGGAAGGGCGGCACCCGCCAGGGCGCTACGGCCGGCATCCTGGCGGGGTTCGTCATCTGGTTTTTTACCCTGGTCTTGCCCACACTCGTTGGGCCCGATATGCTGGCTGCCGACCTGCTCACGCGTGGGCTATTCAACCAAAGCTGGCTGCGGCCATTTGCCCTGTTTGGCCTTGACGGGCTGGATTACCTTTCGCACGGCTTGTTCTGGAGCTGGTTTTTCAACCTGGGCTTGTACGTGGGCGTCTCGCTCGGGCGGCAACCTACGGCCCTGGAGCAGCGGCAGGCCGAGGTGTTCGTGGACGTATTCCGGCACGGCTCCGGCTTCGAGGGGCCGGCCGGCTGGCACAGCGCCGCGCCCCTGCCCGACGTGCGCGCCCTGCTCACCGGCTTCCTCGGGAAAAAGCGCACCACCCAGGCCCTACGGGCTTTTCAGGAACAATTTCCCGAAGCTCACCTGACGGACTCCACAACCCCGCCCCAGGCCGACCCGCACCTGCTGGCTTACGCCGAAAAGCTGCTGGCCGGCTCTATTGGGCCTGCCTCGGCCCGGCTGCTGCTGCGCTCCTCGGTGGGAGTGGAGGACATCAGCTTCGATAACGTGGTGGGCATTCTCAAGGAAAGTCAGCAGCTGCTCGAAGCCAACCGCCAGCTCCAGAAGCAGCAGCGCCAGCTCCAGCGCCTGACGCAGGAGCTGCAGGCTGCCTACGACCAGCTGCAGGAGCTGGATCAGCACAAGGATGAGTTTCTGTACACCGTCACGCACGAGCTGCGCACTCCGCTTACCAGCATCCGGGCCCTGGCCGAAATCCTGACCGACAACCCCGACCTGGAAGAAGAGGAGCGGCAACGGTTTCTGCTCACCATCACCCGGGAATCGGAACGGCTGGGGCGGCTAATTACGCTGGTGCTGGACCTGGAAAAGTACGAGTCGGGCAAGGCCACCTTGGACCTAATGCCGGTGGATGTAGCCGATGTAGTAACCGACGCGCTGGAAGCCGTAGGCCAGTTGCTGCGCGACAAGCACATCCAACTGGACCTGGCCGTACCGCCCGGCCTGCCGCACTTGCCCGGCGACCGGGACCGGCTGATGCAGGTGCTGGTGAACCTGCTCTCCAACGCCGTAAAATCCTGCCGCGCCGATGGCTCCGGCCGCATTGCGGTAGGAGTGGAGGCCACGACTGACCTGCTGCGCCTCGCGGTGCAGGACAACGGCAAGGGCATCGACCCGGAGTTTCACCAGCTTATCTTCGACAAGTTCTTCCAGGCGCGCCACCAGACCATGCGCAAGCCCGAGGGCTCGGGGCTGGGGCTGGCCATCACCAAAAAGATAGTGGAGCTGCACGCCGGCCGCATCTGGGTGGAAAGCCAGCCCGGCCACGGCGCCTGCTTCTCGGTGGAACTGCCGCTGGTTAATTAG
- a CDS encoding MFS transporter: MHQNLPQRDAAAYAGAAPVGSPAADESVTHDNNAVSSSKIWQVITASSVGTVIEWYDFYIFGSLAAIIGPVLFGATGKLEDSLLGALAVFGAGFVVRPFGALFFGRIGDMIGRKYTFLVTLLIMGGATFVTGLVPGYDKIGIAAPLIVVVLRLLQGLALGGEYGGAATYVAEHAPDKKRGFFTSFIQITATGGLILSISVIVITRKILGEEAFKEWGWRVPFLLSGLLVIASYYIRRKLHESPLFAKAKAAGTTSTNPLRDSFVNPVNRRLVLIALFGVTMGQGVIFYTSQFQAYSFMNNTLKMDLVDSSTILVVAMLLATPLFVYFGSLSDRIGRKRIIMTGMICGALFTIPLFYGIKAFAGPITEITPATVDAAGKAVPAVMKALTPNIPAMIALTFILVLFVTMVYGPIAAYLVELFPTKVRYTSLSVPYHIGNGVFGGFVPLVATWIGVWAATQPEGTFAKDHSSLIGLAYPVLVAFVCFVIGVIYMRDVRNVRIMD; this comes from the coding sequence ATGCACCAGAACTTACCCCAGCGCGACGCGGCTGCCTACGCCGGTGCCGCGCCCGTGGGCAGCCCCGCTGCCGACGAATCCGTAACCCACGACAACAACGCCGTTTCGTCCAGCAAAATCTGGCAGGTGATTACCGCCTCCTCGGTGGGCACCGTCATCGAGTGGTACGACTTCTACATTTTCGGGTCGCTGGCCGCCATTATCGGGCCGGTGCTGTTTGGGGCCACGGGCAAGCTGGAAGATTCCCTGCTGGGGGCGCTGGCCGTGTTTGGGGCGGGCTTTGTGGTGCGGCCGTTCGGGGCCTTGTTCTTCGGCCGCATCGGCGACATGATCGGGCGCAAGTACACTTTCCTGGTGACGCTGCTGATTATGGGTGGGGCCACATTCGTGACCGGGCTGGTGCCGGGCTACGATAAAATCGGTATTGCGGCCCCGCTGATTGTGGTGGTGCTGCGCCTACTACAGGGCCTGGCCCTGGGCGGGGAGTACGGCGGGGCCGCTACCTACGTGGCCGAGCATGCCCCCGATAAAAAGCGGGGCTTCTTTACCAGCTTCATCCAGATTACGGCCACCGGCGGGCTGATTCTGAGCATTTCCGTGATTGTGATTACGCGCAAGATTCTGGGCGAGGAAGCCTTCAAGGAGTGGGGCTGGCGGGTGCCGTTCCTGCTCTCGGGCCTGCTGGTTATAGCCTCGTATTACATCCGGCGCAAGCTGCACGAGTCGCCGCTGTTTGCCAAGGCCAAGGCCGCCGGCACCACCAGCACCAACCCCCTGCGCGACTCCTTCGTGAACCCCGTAAACCGCCGCCTGGTGCTCATTGCCCTGTTCGGCGTCACGATGGGCCAGGGCGTAATCTTCTACACCAGCCAGTTTCAGGCCTATTCCTTCATGAATAATACCCTGAAGATGGACCTCGTGGATTCCAGTACCATTCTGGTAGTGGCCATGCTGCTGGCCACGCCGCTGTTCGTGTACTTCGGCAGCTTGTCCGACCGCATCGGCCGTAAGCGCATCATCATGACGGGCATGATTTGCGGGGCCTTGTTCACCATTCCGCTGTTCTACGGCATCAAGGCATTTGCCGGCCCCATCACCGAAATTACCCCTGCCACCGTGGATGCCGCCGGCAAAGCCGTGCCCGCCGTCATGAAGGCCCTCACGCCCAACATCCCCGCCATGATTGCGCTGACCTTCATCCTGGTGCTGTTCGTGACGATGGTGTACGGGCCCATTGCGGCCTACTTGGTGGAGCTGTTTCCTACCAAAGTGCGCTACACCAGCCTCTCGGTGCCCTACCACATTGGCAATGGCGTATTCGGGGGCTTTGTGCCGCTGGTAGCCACCTGGATAGGGGTGTGGGCCGCCACTCAGCCCGAGGGCACCTTCGCCAAAGACCATAGCAGCCTGATTGGGCTGGCTTATCCGGTGCTGGTGGCTTTCGTTTGCTTCGTGATTGGGGTCATCTACATGCGGGATGTGCGCAACGTGCGCATCATGGACTAG
- a CDS encoding M28 family peptidase → MKPLLLSLALLGLLTSPAVAQGPTGALADTAQLRWHIVALTTTPEPRNYQHLASLNQAADYIKAELAAVGARPTEQIYSVEGRGYRNILGSFGPADGPRLIIGAHYDVYGEQPGADDNGTGVAALLEVARLLGRQPALPYRVDVVAYTLEEPPFFRTKNMGSYVHAKALHDAGVAVRGMVALETLGYYDDRKHTQDYPLAPLKWLYGNRGNYVTVAQKFGNGRFGRQFARHYRAAAALPVKRFKAPAWLPGIDFSDHLNYWHFGFPAVLLTDTAFYRNKHYHQSTDTIDRLDMRRLGLTVDALLAVVLER, encoded by the coding sequence ATGAAGCCGCTGCTGCTGAGCTTGGCTCTGCTCGGCCTGTTGACGTCCCCGGCGGTAGCTCAAGGTCCGACCGGTGCTTTAGCCGATACTGCCCAGCTGCGCTGGCATATCGTGGCTCTCACCACCACGCCCGAGCCGCGCAACTACCAGCACCTGGCGAGCCTCAACCAGGCCGCCGACTACATCAAAGCCGAGTTAGCCGCTGTTGGTGCCCGCCCTACTGAGCAGATCTACTCCGTGGAAGGTCGCGGGTACCGTAATATCCTGGGTTCGTTTGGCCCTGCAGATGGGCCTCGCCTCATCATTGGGGCGCACTACGACGTGTATGGGGAGCAGCCCGGCGCCGATGACAACGGTACCGGCGTTGCGGCCCTACTAGAAGTGGCGCGGCTGCTAGGCCGTCAGCCCGCGTTGCCTTACCGCGTGGATGTGGTAGCCTATACCCTGGAAGAACCACCATTTTTTCGCACCAAAAACATGGGTAGCTATGTGCACGCCAAAGCCCTGCACGATGCGGGGGTGGCGGTTCGCGGCATGGTGGCCCTGGAAACCCTGGGCTACTACGATGACCGGAAGCACACCCAAGATTATCCCTTGGCCCCGCTGAAATGGCTGTATGGCAACCGCGGCAACTACGTGACGGTGGCGCAGAAATTCGGCAACGGCCGGTTTGGACGACAGTTTGCCCGCCACTACCGGGCCGCAGCCGCACTTCCCGTGAAACGCTTCAAGGCTCCGGCCTGGCTGCCCGGCATCGACTTCTCCGACCACCTCAACTACTGGCACTTCGGCTTCCCGGCCGTGCTGCTCACCGACACCGCCTTCTACCGCAACAAGCATTACCACCAGTCCACTGATACCATTGATCGGCTGGATATGCGTCGCCTGGGCCTGACTGTGGATGCGCTGCTAGCCGTGGTGCTGGAACGGTAG
- a CDS encoding RNA 2'-phosphotransferase: MQNTQLSKLLSYALRHRPDELGLTLDAQGWVPVADLLAALQARDASISLAQLQEVVASNDKKRFAFSEDGQLLRASQGHSVEVDLGLTPIVPPATLYHGTATRFVASILAEGLRPGSRQHVHLSPDRATAEAVGRRHGQPAILLVAAGAMHEAGIAFYQSANGVWLTAAVPPQYLQPEQPGIV, from the coding sequence ATGCAGAATACCCAGCTAAGCAAGCTCCTGAGCTACGCCCTGCGCCACCGCCCCGATGAGCTGGGCCTCACCCTCGATGCCCAGGGCTGGGTGCCGGTAGCCGACCTCCTGGCGGCCCTGCAAGCCCGCGACGCCAGTATTTCCCTGGCTCAGCTGCAGGAAGTAGTAGCCTCCAACGACAAAAAGCGGTTTGCCTTTTCCGAGGACGGCCAGCTGCTGCGGGCCAGCCAGGGCCACTCCGTGGAAGTTGACCTGGGACTGACGCCTATAGTGCCACCCGCCACCCTGTACCACGGCACGGCCACCCGGTTTGTGGCCAGCATTCTGGCTGAAGGGCTTCGGCCGGGCAGCCGCCAGCACGTGCATCTCTCACCCGACCGCGCTACGGCCGAAGCTGTAGGCCGGCGCCATGGCCAGCCCGCTATTCTCCTGGTGGCGGCCGGGGCTATGCACGAGGCGGGAATTGCGTTCTACCAGTCGGCCAACGGGGTGTGGCTGACGGCCGCCGTGCCGCCGCAGTACCTGCAGCCGGAGCAGCCCGGAATCGTATGA
- a CDS encoding sugar kinase translates to MSLDYAILVRNKTRLEQLMERFNTKAQAKFYIESVGGEFAEYEAENARFQESFSLVQRRLSSVIKNKVVERAYLPSFLFNHKQLVVVVGQDGLVANTAKYVGGIPIIAVNPDQERNDGVLLPFTPQDFLPAVERVMAERFRVREATLAEARLHDGQRLLAFNDLFIGAASHVSARYHIVYQEEQEQHSSSGIIVSTKSGSTGWLSSVFNMTAGMSRFLDDSEETLPRPVLTEEELMFVVREPFQSKRTQAGLTAGLLDTTTPLRVESMMPMNGVIFSDGVETDFLQFNSGAIATIGVAPEKARLVLKG, encoded by the coding sequence ATGAGCCTCGATTATGCCATCCTGGTGCGCAACAAAACCCGCCTGGAGCAGCTCATGGAGCGTTTCAATACGAAGGCGCAGGCTAAGTTCTACATCGAAAGCGTGGGGGGCGAGTTTGCCGAGTACGAGGCCGAAAATGCCCGCTTCCAGGAGTCGTTTTCCCTGGTGCAGCGCCGCCTGTCGTCGGTTATCAAGAACAAGGTAGTCGAGCGGGCGTACCTGCCTTCGTTTTTGTTTAACCACAAGCAGCTGGTGGTGGTAGTGGGGCAGGATGGACTGGTAGCCAATACGGCCAAGTATGTGGGCGGCATTCCTATTATTGCCGTGAACCCCGACCAGGAACGGAACGACGGGGTGCTGCTGCCCTTCACGCCCCAGGACTTTCTGCCGGCCGTGGAGCGCGTCATGGCCGAGCGGTTTCGGGTGCGGGAAGCCACGCTGGCCGAAGCCCGCCTCCACGACGGGCAGCGCCTGCTGGCATTCAACGACCTGTTCATTGGGGCTGCCTCGCACGTGTCGGCCCGCTACCACATTGTTTACCAGGAGGAGCAGGAGCAGCATTCTTCGTCGGGCATCATCGTGTCCACAAAATCGGGCTCAACGGGCTGGCTGAGCTCCGTATTCAACATGACGGCCGGCATGAGCCGTTTCCTGGATGATTCAGAAGAAACCCTACCGCGGCCGGTCCTGACGGAGGAAGAGCTGATGTTTGTGGTGCGGGAGCCATTTCAGAGCAAACGCACGCAAGCCGGTCTGACGGCGGGCTTACTGGATACGACGACGCCTCTGCGGGTGGAATCCATGATGCCGATGAACGGAGTCATCTTCTCCGATGGCGTGGAAACCGACTTCTTACAGTTCAATTCCGGCGCTATTGCCACTATCGGGGTGGCCCCGGAAAAAGCGCGGCTGGTCTTGAAAGGCTAA
- a CDS encoding SPFH domain-containing protein → MFGINHIQFDSMTYAIHYKNGRIAKEGRGLSFYYFGPNSSIVAIPMGSNDLPFIFNETTHDYQTVSIQGQITYKAGNPKQLAEQLDFTVDSRGVYKKNDLEKLHQRIINEAQTATATFVHSLGLKDAMRAAKAIEVNIAEGLAASKAIMLLGIEVLSVNILAVKATPEMGRALETETREKIQQEADQAVFERRNFAVEQERKIRESELNTEIAVEEKNKQIAEKKTEGEMQKAESTRKLREMKVQADISVEEQRKLLIEQNAENQRKEAETRGYVLETTLRPYKDMDWKLLVALSNNPDPKFNIALAFRELAENAGKIGNLNISPDLLDTLLTDSDKPQPGRR, encoded by the coding sequence ATGTTCGGAATAAACCACATTCAGTTTGACTCAATGACCTACGCCATTCATTACAAGAATGGCCGCATTGCGAAAGAAGGGCGGGGGTTGTCGTTCTACTATTTCGGACCAAACAGCTCCATCGTGGCTATTCCCATGGGCAGCAACGACCTGCCCTTTATCTTCAACGAAACCACCCACGACTACCAGACGGTATCCATCCAGGGGCAGATTACCTACAAAGCCGGCAACCCCAAGCAGCTCGCCGAACAGCTCGACTTTACAGTCGACAGCCGGGGCGTATACAAGAAAAACGATCTGGAAAAGCTGCACCAGCGCATCATCAACGAGGCCCAGACGGCTACCGCCACCTTCGTGCACAGCCTGGGACTGAAGGACGCCATGCGCGCAGCCAAAGCCATTGAGGTAAACATTGCCGAGGGACTGGCTGCTTCCAAGGCCATTATGCTGCTGGGTATTGAAGTGCTGAGCGTGAACATTCTGGCCGTGAAAGCCACCCCGGAAATGGGCCGCGCCCTGGAAACCGAAACCCGCGAGAAGATTCAGCAGGAAGCCGACCAGGCCGTGTTTGAGCGCCGCAACTTTGCCGTGGAGCAGGAACGCAAGATCCGGGAAAGCGAGCTGAACACCGAAATAGCGGTGGAGGAGAAGAACAAGCAGATTGCCGAGAAGAAAACGGAAGGCGAGATGCAGAAGGCGGAAAGCACCCGCAAGCTGCGCGAAATGAAAGTGCAGGCCGACATTTCGGTGGAAGAGCAGCGCAAGCTTCTGATTGAGCAGAACGCCGAAAACCAGCGCAAGGAAGCCGAAACCCGGGGCTACGTGCTGGAAACCACCCTGCGGCCCTACAAGGATATGGACTGGAAGCTGCTGGTGGCCCTCAGCAACAACCCCGACCCGAAGTTCAACATTGCCCTGGCCTTCCGGGAGCTGGCCGAAAACGCGGGCAAAATCGGCAACCTCAACATCTCCCCCGATTTACTCGATACCCTGCTAACGGATTCCGACAAGCCCCAGCCCGGCCGCCGATGA